A stretch of the Haloarcula ordinaria genome encodes the following:
- a CDS encoding ATP-binding protein: MVVIGRESGPDDGPVATLGRYRARDGSHGTSVALDVDRPHVGLVVGKRGSGKTYTFGVLLEGLADAAGVTPVVADPMGAFGPLTGPASRIEARRVDPTVRADSLGPRQWCTVLDLPPESGAGALVWQAAQEHSTLDGMREWTGDADADDAAQRAATNHLDLAASWDVFDPDGLGAWRLCADGVTVLDLAGLDAGPAGAVLAAVSNVLYEARVEDATDRLPWLLVDEAHAFTDGVAARPLRRLVTRGRQPGVSCWLATQRPSALPAVTVSQADLLVAHRLTSRADVDALTAARPTYLGDGLERGLPNETGTAFVVDDATEASHTVRVRERRTPHGGESPRASAVSRGGETAVDSPTANHN; encoded by the coding sequence ATGGTCGTCATCGGACGCGAGTCGGGGCCCGACGACGGGCCGGTCGCGACGCTGGGACGCTACCGAGCACGGGACGGGAGCCACGGCACGAGCGTGGCGCTCGACGTCGACCGGCCACACGTCGGCCTGGTCGTGGGGAAACGCGGCAGCGGGAAGACCTACACATTTGGCGTCCTCCTCGAAGGACTGGCGGACGCGGCGGGCGTGACGCCGGTGGTCGCGGACCCGATGGGCGCGTTCGGGCCACTCACCGGGCCAGCGAGTCGTATCGAGGCACGCCGGGTCGACCCGACGGTCCGGGCGGACAGCCTCGGACCTCGCCAGTGGTGTACCGTCCTGGACCTGCCGCCCGAGAGCGGCGCGGGCGCGCTCGTCTGGCAGGCGGCACAGGAACACTCGACGCTCGACGGGATGCGCGAGTGGACGGGAGATGCTGACGCCGACGACGCCGCACAGCGCGCGGCCACGAACCACCTCGACCTCGCGGCGTCCTGGGACGTCTTCGACCCCGACGGCCTGGGCGCCTGGCGCCTCTGTGCCGACGGGGTGACCGTCCTCGACCTGGCCGGCCTCGACGCCGGACCCGCCGGCGCCGTGCTCGCGGCAGTTTCGAACGTGCTCTACGAAGCACGGGTCGAGGACGCCACCGACCGGCTGCCCTGGCTGCTCGTCGACGAGGCCCACGCGTTCACCGACGGCGTGGCAGCCCGCCCGCTCCGGCGACTCGTCACCAGAGGTCGCCAGCCCGGTGTGAGTTGCTGGCTCGCGACGCAGCGACCCAGTGCGCTCCCGGCCGTCACCGTCTCGCAAGCCGACCTGCTCGTCGCCCATCGACTGACGAGCCGGGCGGACGTCGACGCGCTGACGGCCGCCCGGCCGACCTACCTCGGCGACGGCCTCGAACGGGGCCTGCCCAACGAGACGGGGACGGCGTTCGTCGTCGACGACGCCACCGAAGCGAGCCACACCGTCCGGGTTCGAGAGCGACGGACGCCCCACGGGGGTGAGAGTCCACGGGCGTCGGCGGTCAGCAGGGGAGGTGAGACAGCAGTCGACTCCCCCACCGCCAACCACAACTGA